A window of the Choristoneura fumiferana chromosome 30, NRCan_CFum_1, whole genome shotgun sequence genome harbors these coding sequences:
- the LOC141444458 gene encoding uncharacterized protein, with translation MIEAEKRGVAVALIQEPYVGSIGEMRGRRGVRVFQNTSVGDGVVKSAIAVFDQEVDVVQLPQLTTNNIVVVRIQTGAWVITLASVYLECPKHDHPIGADLDSLARIDREIGSAGWILGGDVNAKSVWWGSPVNDHRGEELAGCLDELNMAILNRGKIPTFDTIRGGKRYQSFVDITACSMNILDLIEDWRVEEGLTCSDHNGVVFHIKLEKSKGIGIIRTTRKYNSKKANWQEFNGKLNQLLRDKNITNSEIANIDNIDEIEDREGMWEGIYRVIGRTSRREEDLPLVKNGEVLDAKGSAKFLAETFYPEDLTTSDNEQHQDTRRKAEMVNAGEQVGTV, from the exons ATGATCGAGGCGGAGAAGCGCGGAGTAGCAGTCGCACTCATTCAGGAGCCCTATGTGGGGTCGATTGGGGAGATGCGGGGTCGTAGAGGGGTCAGAGTCTTTCAGAACACCAGTGTAGGAGACGGGGTTGTAAAATCTGCAATAGCAGTCTTTGACCAAGAGGTAGACGTTGTGCAACTGCCTCAACTCACCACGAACAACATCGTGGTGGTGAGGATCCAAACTGGTGCCTGGGTGATAACTTTGGCCTCAGTGTACCTTGAGTGCCCCAAACACGACCATCCCATAGGAGCGGACCTGGATAGCCTCGCCCGAATAGACCGTGAAATCGGCTCGGCTGGTTGGATTCTCGGAGGCGACGTGAACGCCAAGAGTGTATGGTGGGGAAGTCCGGTAAATGACCACAGGGGGGAGGAGCTTGCTGGCTGTCTGGACGAACTTAATATGGCCATACTAAACAGAGGAAAAATCCCGACCTTCGATACTATCCGCGGGGGAAAAAGGTACCAAAGCTTCGTCGATATAACAGCCTGCTCGATGAACATCTTGGACCTGATCGAAGATTGGAGAGTAGAGGAAGGTCTCACGTGCTCGGACCACAACGGAGTAGTGTTTCACATAAAACTCGAAAAATCTAAAGGCATTGGAATAATTAGGACAACAAGGAAATATAATTCAAAAAAAGCCAATTGGCAAGAGTTTAATGGTAAACTTAACCAATTGTTGCGagacaaaaatattacaaattcagAAATAGCAAACATAGATAACATAGATGAAATAGAG GATAGAGAAGGAATGTGGGAGGGAATATATAGGGTGATAGGGAGGACGTCACGGAGGGAAGAGGATTTGCCACTGGTGAAAAATGGAGAGGTTCTGGACGCGAAGGGCTCTGCTAAATTTTTAGCGGAGACTTTCTACCCAGAGGATCTCACAACCAGCGACAATGAACAGCACCAAGATACCCGACGGAAAGCGGAGATGGTGAATGCTGGGGAGCAAGTTGGAACCGTGTGA
- the LOC141444459 gene encoding LOW QUALITY PROTEIN: uncharacterized protein (The sequence of the model RefSeq protein was modified relative to this genomic sequence to represent the inferred CDS: deleted 1 base in 1 codon; substituted 1 base at 1 genomic stop codon), translating into MPPKPTHPKPKQTTRGPRPAPMSKPATSKPLRDLVLEKETAAAAAANPLLTPPPQDPDAIADMEKIQSYVGPRSTPASPKTDEGDMSDSSVISMSPGTHLSRKSLLMGPGRKGPGIEMDHATKLANTMLQEGKTALELAGNMKRECKVKCLDCLQVLYETALSLSDSRSRHKYNLERERARNAHEIVRLERLHAREMVEVREKVVVGLEQILEVSVRTAKQTDSVRNWLGYETETPFKTIGEIRDSVEEVMTAVTKLGSGTDSSDSAQVKRVEEDVSRLHLQVTQVSNQLDEMRKTLDKLANASARIPQTIEGLMPIVKEASEETPRENGAAEAITNLARKIDLLTATTEELKALGARELQPTMPEPAEFETEFRERLEAISSDMRCLTEEVRSESRRPVAPPSTLNTELALAELKDSVDAMGREVAQRCQSGPVTYAQVLKGRKGPPIPNNNHTVIVSSKDPTKTSEGVLLELDKAVSAQTTGMRLEGVRKARNQKVVVNCASQNDLELLRKAAEGKLNAEYPRMKNPLVCIRDVLNYHKDEDLPQMLLAQNKHLLSDLKIEASDLKLRYRKRARNPLCCHPVFELPPAAWKRLVEAEKVYIGLQRQKVEDQSPLVQCTRCLAYGHTKTLCREVSTNCRFCLHCHGPQKCPQEQPVCINCTRAGRDQAEAQHEAFSQECRERQKWDALANLQRAKLVTTEIYQAMQSTNTEVALVQEPYVGRGGEMVAPPGFRVVQCTLNRTKPVKAAIVVLGDRVKIQHDPQLVTENIAAALLKIGNTSIGVISIYFEGDQDIDVYIAKLREVMLGLGADSYLVGGDVNAWSYWWGSRSEDHRGAAYNSFLNEVDLHILNEGNTPTFETYRGGKLYTSIVDVTVCSENILSRVHDWKVDRNVTTSDHNAISFAVYSQTPPEPVPKHTTRIYNTRKADWAKFRRVLSEELVGKDLTVHTLSNVRDAAQVEEVVNSYISAVSKACEESIPRSGAPKVKAIPPWWSEELGRLQKEVLRRKRRIKNAAPSRRQYVVDQYQQARVDYANRAAEAQTASWKEFCTTQERESMWDGIYRVIRKTARRREDTLLRNEQGHTLTPKQSVQRLAQCFYPDDSREGESEHHRRIREDTEGEAPRVELNLKDEDPPFTLVELEAVVKSMNPKKAPGSDGLTADICAEAIQCNREVFLGLANTCLRLTHFPRAWKSAHVCILRKPGKEDYTQPKSHRPIGLLSVMGKILEKLLVNRIKWHILPTLNERQYGFMPQKSTEDALYDLLRHVRTEVEARKRIVLLVSLDIEGAFDNAWWPKLKTQLAKKGCPRNLYRVVCSYLEDRSIKVHYAGEVSEKQTTKGCVQGSIGGPIFWNIILDDLLQLLDDAGTLCQAFADDVTLVFSGTNSGEIEARANRTLQKVVEWGSHNKLNFAPHKTAAMVITRRLKWDPIRVEMAGTEVQLVDEVKLLGLTIDPCVCGKGVMGSQRXHHQNHLRGGDRADSPVRASAWHEAANKLMVRNQLDSIQRGFAQKICKAYRTVSLTSALVLSRTLPLDLRIHESAKLYEAKKGISEDYVPPGREVESRTDAMKRAHPSKTVSVDYISLEEFNQEVVDRHGLEGPQIYTDGSKIEGKTGAALTWWERGGEIRHSTFKLAPYNTVYQTELYALLRAVQVAMKHKVPSVSILSDSKSSLEALKTPYTTHPLVQAIKTQTEQARDAGVVTKFFWLRAHIGTPGNERADELAKQAALKKKTAPDYDRVPVSFVKRSIRLETVEKWQIRYEASETGAITKKFFPQVRDANSILKKLKLTNYLVQAFTGHGGFAAYLHRFKVKDVPSCICDPAIDEDIWHIICECPRFGPDRFELEQKTGVKVTQDSSVWVQLLGSAKNRDPTKTFLEKVVSAACKRNK; encoded by the exons ATGCCTCCCAAGCCCACCCACCCAAAACCAAAGCAGACCACCCGCGGCCCTCGACCAGCGCCAATGAGCAAGCCCGCCACCAGCAAACCTCTCAGGGACTTGGTCCTCGAGAAGGAGacggcagcagcagcagcagcgaaCCCGCTTCTGACTCCCCCTCCTCAGGACCCGGACGCCATAGCGGACATGGAGAAAATCCAGTCATATGTGGGACCGAGGAGCACCCCGGCTAGCCCGAAGACTGACGAAGGGGACATGTCGGACTCTTCGGTCATCTCCATGTCTCCGGGAACACATTTGTCCCGGAAAAGTCTACTCATGGGACCAGGTAGAAAGGGACCGGGCATCGAAATGGACCATGCCACCAAATTAGCCAACACGATGCTACAGGAGGGAAAGACCGCCCTTGAACTAGCGGGAAACATGAAGCGGGAATGCAAGGTTAAATGCCTTGACTGTCTGCAGGTGCTCTACGAGACGGCACTGTCGCTGTCGGACTCCAGGTCGAGACACAAATACAATCTCGAGCGCGAAAGAGCGAGGAACGCGCACGAGATTGTTAGGCTTGAGAGGCTGCATGCCAGAGAAATGGTGGAGGTGAGGGAAAAGGTGGTGGTGGGGCTGGAACAGATTCTGGAGGTATCGGTGAGGACCGCAAAGCAGACGGACAGCGTGCGTAACTGGTTGGGCTATGAGACTGAGACCCCGTTTAAAACCATAGGGGAAATTAGGGATTCCGTGGAGGAGGTCATGACGGCGGTGACCAAATTGGGCTCAGGAACAGACTCCTCCGATAGTGCCCAGGTCAAGAGGGTGGAAGAAGATGTCTCACGACTGCATCTCCAGGTGACTCAAGTCTCCAACCAATTGGACGAAATGAGGAAGACCCTGGATAAGCTGGCGAATGCGTCGGCAAGGATCCCACAGACCATCGAGGGTCTTATGCCGATCGTAAAAGAGGCATCTGAAGAGACACCACGCGAGAATGGAGCGGCGGAAGCAATCACAAATCTCGCCCGCAAAATTGACCTCCTCACTGCAACCACGGAGGAACTCAAAGCTCTGGGGGCGCGTGAGCTGCAACCTACAATGCCCGAACCGGCGGAGTTCGAGACCGAGTTCAGGGAGCGGCTGGAGGCGATTAGCTCGGACATGAGGTGCCTCACCGAGGAAGTAAGGTCGGAGAGCCGAAGACCGGTGGCCCCGCCTTCGACCCTGAACACGGAGCTGGCGCTGGCCGAGCTGAAGGACTCCGTTGACGCAATGGGTAGGGAAGTTGCTCAGCGCTGCCAGAGTGGACCGGTGACGTACGCTCAGGTGCTGAAAGGGCGGAAGGGACCCCCAATTCCAAACAATAACCACACGGTCATCGTATCGTCAAAGGACCCAACGAAGACCAGCGAAGGCGTCCTACTAGAGCTCGACAAAGCAGTAAGTGCCCAGACAACCGGGATGAGGCTGGAGGGGGTAAGAAAAGCCAGGAACCAGAAGGTGGTGGTAAATTGCGCCAGCCAGAACGACCTTGAGCTACTCAGGAAAGCAGCAGAGGGGAAACTCAACGCAGAATATCCGCGTATGAAGAATCCCCTAGTCTGCATACGGGACGTCCTTAACTACCACAAGGACGAAGACCTCCCGCAGATGCTGCTTGCGCAAAATAAGCACCTTCTGAGCGACCTAAAGATAGAAGCCTCCGACCTCAAGCTCAGATATAGAAAAAGGGCAAGGAACCCTTTGTGCTGCCACCCGGTGTTTGAGCTTCCGCCGGCTGCCTGGAAGAGGCTTGTGGAGGCCGAAAAGGTCTACATAGGTCTCCAGAGGCAGAAGGTGGAGGACCAATCCCCCCTTGTACAGTGCACAAGGTGCTTGGCTTATGGCCACACCAAGACACTGTGCAGGGAGGTGAGCACGAACTGTCGGTTCTGTCTGCACTGCCACGGACCACAAAAGTGCCCGCAGGAACAACCGGTGTGCATCAACTGCACAAGGGCAGGCAGAGACCAGGCAGAGGCGCAGCACGAGGCGTTCAGCCAGGAATGTAGAGAAAGACAGAAGTGGGACGCCTTG GCTAATTTGCAAAGGGCGAAACTGGTGACGACAGAAATTTACCAGGCCATGCAAAGCACTAACACCGAGGTAGCGCTGGTGCAGGAGCCGTACGTAGGCAGGGGAGGGGAGATGGTGGCGCCACCGGGTTTCAGAGTGGTCCAGTGTACGCTGAACCGCACTAAGCCCGTAAAAGCGGCAATAGTGGTCCTAGGCGATCGGGTCAAAATTCAACATGACCCACAACTGGTGACGGAGAACATCGCGGCGGCCCTCCTCAAGATCGGTAATACATCAATTGGAGTAATCTCGATCTATTTCGAGGGAGACCAGGACATAGATGTTTATATTGCCAAGCTGAGGGAGGTAATGCTTGGACTTGGAGCGGACAGCTACCTGGTGGGTGGGGATGTAAATGCCTGGAGCTACTGGTGGGGAAGCAGGTCGGAGGACCACAGAGGGGCAGCCTACAACAGCTTCCTCAATGAGGTGGATCTGCATATCCTCAACGAGGGGAACACACCCACTTTCGAAACGTATCGGGGAGGAAAGCTTTACACAAGCATAGTAGATGTTACGGTGTGCAGTGAGAACATCCTGTCAAGAGTCCACGACTGGAAAGTAGACAGGAATGTTACTACTTCAGACCATAACGCCATAAGCTTCGCAGTGTACAGCCAGACTCCCCCGGAACCAGTACCCAAACACACAACCAGGATTTACAACACCAGGAAAGCTGATTGGGCCAAGTTCAGGCGGGTTTTATCAGAGGAGCTCGTAGGAAAAGACCTCACGGTACATACCTTAAGCAACGTGAGAGACGCAGCGCAGGTGGAGGAGGTAGTAAATTCTTACATCAGCGCCGTCTCAAAAGCATGCGAGGAGAGTATCCCCAGGTCCGGAGCTCCGAAGGTAAAAGCCATACCGCCGTGGTGGTCCGAAGAGCTGGGCCGATTGCAAAAGGAGGTGTTAAGACGGAAAAGGCGTATAAAAAACGCGGCCCCAAGCAGAAGGCAGTATGTAGTCGACCAGTACCAACAGGCGAGGGTCGACTACGCAAACAGAGCAGCGGAAGCTCAGACGGCTAGCTGGAAAGAATTCTGCACCACACAGGAAAGGGAGTCTATGTGGGACGGAATTTATCGAGTTATTCGCAAAACGGCTAGACGGCGAGAGGACACGCTGCTCAGGAACGAACAGGGGCACACCTTAACACCGAAACAATCGGTCCAGAGACTAGCTCAGTGCTTCTATCCGGATGACAGCAGGGAAGGTGAGTCCGAACATCACAGGCGCATCAGGGAGGATACTGAGGGAGAAGCCCCCAGAGTGGAGCTGAACCTCAAAGACGAAGACCCTCCGTTCACGCTAGTGGAATTGGAGGCGGTCGTCAAGAGTATGAACCCGAAAAAGGCCCCGGGGTCGGACGGACTCACAGCGGACATTTGCGCAGAGGCTATTCAGTGCAACAGGGAAGTGTTTTTGGGCCTAGCCAATACCTGCCTGAGGCTAACCCACTTCCCCAGAGCCTGGAAGTCAGCTCATGTCTGCATTCTGCGAAAACCCGGCAAGGAGGATTACACACAACCCAAATCTCACCGACCGATTGGACTGTTGTCGGTGATGGGGAAAATCCTGGAAAAACTCCTCGTCAACAGGATCAAGTGGCATATCCTCCCAACCCTGAACGAACGCCAGTATGGGTTTATGCCGCAGAAGTCGACGGAGGACGCCCTCTATGATCTACTGAGACACGTCAGGACAGAAGTGGAAGCAAGGAAGCGTATTGTTCTGCTGGTCTCGCTGGATATAGAGGGTGCCTTCGACAACGCCTGGTGGCCTAAATTGAAAACCCAATTGGCAAAGAAAGGTTGCCCGAGAAACCTTTATCGAGTGGTGTGCTCATATTTAGAGGATCGCTCGATAAAGGTGCACTACGCGGGCGAGGTCAGCGAAAAGCAAACGACGAAGGGTTGCGTTCAAGGTTCTATCGGGGGTCCTATATTCTGGAATATTATTCTAGATGACCTCCTACAGCTACTTGATGACGCAGGTACCCTTTGCCAGGCTTTCGCTGACGACGTCACCTTAGTGTTCTCGGGAACAAACTCAGGGGAGATAGAAGCAAGAGCAAACCGGACACTCCAAAAAGTGGTCGAATGGGGCTCCCACAACAAACTCAATTTTGCACCTCATAAAACCGCAGCAATGGTCATCACGCGCCGACTTAAATGGGACCCAATTCGAGTGGAGATGGCTGGAACCGAGGTGCAGCTTGTCGATGAGGTCAAACTGCTGGGACTTACCATAGACC CTTGCGTGTGCGGCAAGGGTGTCATGGGGTCTCAACGGTGACATCATCAAAACCATCTACGTGGCGGTGATAGAGCCGATAGTCCTGTACGC GCAAGTGCTTGGCACGAAGCAGCCAACAAACTGATGGTGCGGAATCAGCTTGATTCAATTCAGCGCGGTTTCGCCCAGAAGATCTGTAAGGCGTACAGGACTGTCTCTCTGACATCGGCGCTGGTCCTATCGAGAACCCTCCCACTGGACCTGCGCATCCACGAATCGGCAAAGCTGTACGAGGCAAAGAAGGGCATCAGCGAGGACTACGTACCACCGGGGAGGGAAGTTGAGAGTCGGACGGACGCTATGAAGAGAGCGCACCCGTCAAAGACCGTCTCTGTCGACTACATTAGCCTGGAGGAATTCAACCAGGAGGTGGTGGACAGGCATGGTTTGGAAGGCCCACAAATTTACACAGATGGTAGTAAAATTGAGGGAAAGACGGGAGCGGCACTCACATGGTGGGAAAGAGGCGGAGAAATTCGACACTCCACCTTCAAGTTGGCACCCTACAACACCGTGTATCAGACCGAACTGTACGCGCTCCTCCGGGCAGTGCAAGTCGCGATGAAACACAAGGTGCCGAGCGTCAGTATTCTCAGCGACTCCAAGTCCTCGCTGGAAGCACTCAAAACGCCATACACCACACACCCCCTGGTCCAGGCAATCAAGACCCAAACCGAGCAGGCGAGGGATGCGGGAGTGGTCACGAAATTCTTTTGGCTGCGAGCTCATATCGGAACGCCAGGAAACGAGAGGGCAGACGAACTGGCAAAGCAAGCAGCTTTAAAGAAAAAGACCGCTCCAGACTACGATAGGGTGCCGGTGTCCTTTGTCAAAAGGTCGATAAGACTCGAAACGGTCGAAAAATGGCAGATCCGCTACGAAGCCTCCGAGACTGGTGCGATAACCAAGAAGTTTTTTCCACAAGTGAGGGATGCAAACAGCATCTTAAAGAAGCTCAAACTCACGAACTACTTGGTTCAAGCCTTTACCGGACATGGAGGTTTCGCAGCGTATCTACACCGTTTCAAAGTCAAGGATGTACCCTCGTGCATCTGCGACCCAGCCATAGACGAGGACATCTGGCACATTATCTGTGAATGCCCTCGTTTCGGCCCGGACAGATTCGAGCTAGAGCAAAAGACCGGAGTCAAGGTCACTCAAGACAGCTCGGTCTGGGTACAGTTGCTTGGATCAGCCAAGAATAGGGATCCCACGAAGACTTTCCTTGAGAAAGTAGTCTCGGCAGCGTGCAAACGCAATAAGTAa
- the LOC141444460 gene encoding uncharacterized protein, which yields MPANLHYELLQTNANHSARAQDLLMQVLAEWRIDVAVVAEPYLVPSHPNWVGDTEGSVGVVVPTAGLHRLSLRERGAGYTAANWGEVVIIGVYFSPNRPFREFERFLGALEPVVRRASPSQVVLMGGLQCQMCGLGFPCHRHERGTSAGLGRFGRPSSAEYRTR from the coding sequence ATGCCAGCAAACCTGCATTACGAACTCCTGCAGACGAATGCCAACCACTCGGCTCGTGCTCAAGACCTGCTCATGCAGGTCCTAGCCGAGTGGCGCATCGACGTGGCGGTTGTTGCAGAGCCCTACCTCGTTCCCTCCCATCCAAACTGGGTCGGGGACACGGAGGGCTCTGTGGGTGTGGTGGTGCCGACTGCAGGACTGCACCGCCTCTCCTTGAGAGAAAGAGGCGCCGGATATACGGCAGCCAACTGGGGAGAGGTAGTCATCATTGGTGTCTACTTCTCCCCTAACAGGCCCTTCAGGGAATTTGAGCGTTTCCTGGGGGCCTTGGAGCCGGTAGTGAGGAGAGCATCACCGTCTCAGGTGGTCTTGATGGGGGGACTTCAATGCCAAATGTGCGGCTTGGGGTTCCCCTGTCACAGACACGAGAGGGGCACTTCTGCGGGACTGGGCCGCTTCGGTCGGCCTAGTTCTGCAGAATATAGGACGCGCTGA
- the LOC141444893 gene encoding uncharacterized protein: protein MAFDGSTAQEIEGQANPALERVRAWGVKSKLKFAPHKTNALLITNKLKYDTPRLVMGGVEVGFAEEVKLLGVTIDNKLTFNSHITNVCRKAAGICKQLTRAAKVSWGLHPEVVKTIYVATIEPVILYAASVWAPAAEKLMTRKKFEVIQRGIAQKQCGAYRTVSLNAALLLAGMLPLDLRVREAALLYEAKRGANLPQLGDREIERRGSALETPHPAEQTSIEFGILADQDALNKNEQYTTRIYTDGSKIGGRVGAALSIWQGDAETRAVKLALSDYCSVYQAELLALQEATSVALNSAGSSFGVYSDSRAALQTISNHRCLHPLAIATRENLTSISLQGKELSLFWIKAHAGLDGNERADQLAKEAAVASKRRPNYDLCPVSHIKRILRKDSLDVWNRRYVEGTTASTTKLFFPNAVEAYGVVRKMVPRGIITQVMTGHGGFSEYLNRFKCKENPSCSCEPGVPETIAHLLLECPQYGVQRFDLENKIDIKLTKDNIRDIMMGKNRERFIKYCIEVASKTIVKNKNR, encoded by the coding sequence ATGGCGTTTGACGGAAGCACAGCACAGGAGATTGAAGGGCAGGCTAACCCCGCTCTCGAGCGTGTCCGGGCGTGGGGAGTCAAGAGCAAACTTAAGTTTGCTCCACATAAAACAAATGCGTTGCTGATTACAAACAAGCTTAAGTACGACACCCCGCGCCTGGTCATGGGAGGGGTAGAGGTTGGTTTTGCGGAAGAAGTGAAACTCCTAGGTGTGACCATAGACAACAAGCTAACATTCAACAGCCATATAACCAATGTTTGCAGGAAAGCTGCTGGGATATGCAAACAACTGACAAGGGCGGCAAAAGTTAGCTGGGGACTTCATCCCGAAGTTGTCAAAACGATTTACGTGGCAACCATAGAGCCAGTGATACTGTATGCCGCGAGCGTATGGGCACCGGCTGCAGAGAAGCTGATGACGCGAAAGAAGTTTGAGGTCATACAGAGAGGCATAGCGCAAAAACAGTGCGGGGCCTACCGCACTGTCTCCCTCAACGCCGCGTTGCTGCTAGCGGGGATGCTCCCGCTAGACCTCCGAGTCCGTGAGGCAGCTTTACTTTATGAAGCCAAGAGGGGAGCAAACCTGCCGCAGCTTGGCGACAGGGAGATTGAGCGGAGAGGGTCCGCGCTGGAGACACCACATCCAGCGGAGCAAACCAGCATCGAGTTTGGGATCCTGGCCGATCAGGATGCCCTAAACAAGAACGAGCAATACACAACTAGGATATACACCGACGGGAGCAAGATTGGTGGCAGGGTCGGCGCCGCATTATCTATTTGGCAAGGCGACGCCGAGACTAGGGCCGTCAAGCTTGCGCTCTCGGACTACTGTAGCGTGTATCAGGCCGAGCTCCTAGCCTTACAAGAGGCTACAAGTGTGGCTCTGAACAGTGCGGGGTCTTCTTTTGGGGTCTATAGCGACTCTAGGGCGGCTCTGCAAACCATTTCGAACCATCGTTGCCTCCACCCGCTCGCCATAGCCACAAGAGAGAACTTAACATCAATCTCCCTCCAAGGCAAGGAACTTTCCTTGTTTTGGATAAAGGCACATGCGGGTTTGGATGGCAACGAGAGGGCCGACCAGCTAGCCAAAGAAGCCGCTGTAGCATCCAAGAGAAGACCAAACTATGATCTTTGTCCGGTATCACACATCAAGAGAATCCTTCGAAAGGATTCCCTTGATGTGTGGAACCGTAGGTATGTGGAAGGTACTACCGCGTCGACCACAAAGCTATTCTTCCCCAATGCGGTGGAAGCGTACGGAGTGGTCCGAAAGATGGTCCCGCGCGGCATTATTACCCAGGTAATGACCGGGCATGGTGGATTCTCCGAGTACTTAAATCGCTTTAAGTGCAAGGAGAATCCATCATGCTCCTGCGAACCAGGGGTGCCCGAGACAATTGCCCACCTGCTCCTTGAATGTCCCCAGTATGGAGTACAGAGGTTTGAcctggaaaataaaatagacatAAAACTAACTAAAGACAATATAAGAGACATAATGATGGGAAAAAATAGAGaaagatttataaaatattgtatagaaGTAGCAAGCAAAaccattgttaaaaataaaaatagataa